Part of the Lolium rigidum isolate FL_2022 chromosome 6, APGP_CSIRO_Lrig_0.1, whole genome shotgun sequence genome, GTTATTGTCAGGCAGGCCGTGATTCACTTTTGCCGGGCTGAACCTGCTGCTCTACTATGACGACActctcttcggcaccatcactcttCTACAAACAAGGATTAAGAGTTGCTCGAATTTCCCTTCTATTTACAGCTCTTTTTTTTTGCTGTCTAGGGATTTTTGTCGGGTGAGAATATTAAATGTGTTTGTGCTGGTGTAAGATTTTCTTGGGGAATTGAAAGCTTGGGAGATAACATGGCCCtctttttacctttcttgcagTACATGTTCTTCTGACGATCTTCTACTTTCGAGTTAATTTGTTTTCTTTTGAATTATGTGTTGTTTTCTTCAACCAGATTGGTTAGGTTTTGTTGAGGCCTGTAATTTTATCTTATGATAATGTGTGGTTGTAGGTAATTTGGGATTATGGTGATTCTTGGCTAATTAGTAAAAGTTTTTTCCCCATGCATCTTTATTTGACTCACAAAAATATATTTTCGGTTACTCTTGCCTTTGATTTGATTTAGCTGAACCAGTACATTTGTTTCTTAAGGAATAATCTTAATTTCCCTGGTTTCTGTATCATGGATTATTTGGATTACCATGATAAGTATTCAATCTGTAGTTATGTAGGATCAGAATGCACATACATTTGTTTTTGGTTCCTTATTTAGTTTGGTATATGTACTTGAGCATCTCTATGAGTATAGGTGCACGCACTGCTGGTATGATCCGATCGTCGCATGGTTCCATTTGATCCAATCATCGCGCGCTTCCGTTTGATCATACTTGAACTGTTGTGTACAATATCATCGCCTTATTATTTTGCAGTCTTTTCAAAATATCTGTATTTGCTTTGCTGATCATCCTCTGTTTTTTTTGTCCGAGGATAACGAGGAGGACTGAACAACCGTAGTGGCCCCTTCTTCTTCGACTCCATGTGTTTTATGGGGAAGTCTCTAGCTCCTCTCTATGATTTCCAAGTCTTATGTAATATTTATAGGCCTCAAATATACGTGAAGTTTGCTTTCTTGGATATAGTGGATGTACTTGATTCTGCCAAATGAAGCTTAAATTTATGGCAGATTTTCTTGATCTGTGTATATTTGTATGTCAAATGAGTTGGTCTAGCTTGTACGACTTGCACACTGTATTTGCTGTTGTGTTATCAATGCGGATGTTTGAGAATTTAGAGGATTCCATGCGGAATTTTTTTTGTGACCTGATGTAGCTGATTCATTAGCTCATTAGCTGAAGGATGTGTTGGCAACCGTGTCTTTGTTGTCTACTgtgttttttctaaaaaaacttgGCGATGTTGTCTCCGTCGGAGGAAGAACCTGACGAGTCTTTGACTTGGCGATGTTGTCTCTGTCCATCAAATGCCAGGACGTGAAATATGGGAATTGTATGCACACTCATCCTATTGGTGATACAGCTGAAGTCATTACTGAAACCTATTTGATGCCTTCTTGAATTGTGAGATTCTGCCCTCCAAGCTTTATTCCAACTTAATCCTTATATATGCTCATGATCATTTGTGCATGCGCTGCATTGGAAGTCCACCCTGCTCATAGAGTTTCTGGAATTACCGCATCTGCAATTTTTTGGTTGACATATTTGTCTGCTTACTTGAAGTTGTATTTAATCGTAATTTGTTTGCTAATGGCCACTACCCGCAAAACTGAGCAGCATATTTTTTCACTTTGGCCAGTCATTGCTAAATTTTGTTGCAGCCATCTAGTGATTTCTTCACTGTACATGGCTTGATAAATTCATTGGTCTTGCATGAGCCATACTCAATACTCCCAGATGGACTTCTTGCCTCTCCGAGTTATTTCGGTTTCAAAGTAGTTCACTAGTAGTCCTAGAGAGTTTGCACTTAAGACACATGTGCTGATCTTGCAATTGAAAATTATGTGGTGTTCAATGTTATTGTTTGTAGTAGTTATGTTTCTAAATTCTAATAACGAGTGGCAATAATCCGGATACTTGCCATTATTTGTGTGTGTTGTGAAAATCCTTAGCTTAACTATTATTCAGGGttgattgggtgtggtggtggtacaGCCAGCCCAAggtggtggtggcgatggcgaGGATGGGTCAGGAAGGCGCCACTCGGTCTTCGCCTGGGACGAGAACACGACTACAACCCGCAGGTGCCTCCCGCTGCCTCTTCTGACCCATTTCAAGTAATAAAAATGAGACTAATAATTGTCCTGCTGTTCATGAACTCTAATTGGCCACTATTTGGTTAGCTAATTGTGGACAGTTGGCCACTATTTCTCATTCTTTTTGAGGCCCTTAATTTCAATGTGTGAATATATATTCATATACAAAATACTCCTATTTTTCCTTAATTTCAACACGTACGCACAGGCAAGGTTGTTTTCGGTCAAAACTAGCTGCAATGAGATCTTGTGATAATTAATTCCTATTTTTCCTCCACTCTTTCCTAATATTGGAAGTACTACCTGTGTCCCAAAATTTATCTTTCCAAAACTTACTACATTTTTGTTGATTTGATCAGTGGTGGAGTAATGTTTCAAGGTAGCTCAGACGGTGTGATCAAAATCTACAGGTCATCAAGGATGTGTCACGATCCTTGCAGTTGTGATGAAACCGACCCAATGCCAGTCACCGTGTCGACTACGAGGTAGTTCACGGTGTTTGAGAGACTAAATTTCCTATGAGTATGTGATTTTGTAGCACGGCAAAGTAAAGGTCATAAGGAAAAAAAACAGAGATGAATAAGAAAATGAAGTAATGCATGGGATGCATTGACTAACTTAATTACGTTAGAGTTATGTGCATGCATGAAATTGCAAAGAAATGGTTCCTTGAGCTAGTAAGAGCATGTCGAGTCCAAAAAGTTATATGTTGGCCGCATCAAAGCCTCAAGCAAAGAAAGTGGAAGGGTGGAAGAAACTAATGAAAGAATGTTGAAAATAAATGTAGATGTTGCTTTTGACGTGATATCTGGAAGAGGAGCTGCAGGGGTGGTTATAAGAGATTGTAGGGGGCAAATGTATTGCTGCATCCCAAAGATTTTTACCTCATGTGGTCGATGCTCCTATGCGGAAGCTTATGCTTTCAGAGAGggcttaagggcatctccagcggcgcgacgcattttagtgtcCGCGCGCGTCCATTTGTGTCTggaggtggctccagcggcacgacgcatttttttggacgaatcattttttaaaacatgaaacataatttacatacttaaaacataaaaaaaaacctaaacgcctactgctgctcatCGTCGTTGTgccgctcctcgtcgctgtcgagcacaatgagctccggtatcacccacagccagtagccatccgggggagcggacgccgggcgcgccgccggtgttggaggtggaggaggctgcggctgtggcgacgGTTGAGGCGCCCATggataaggctgtggcggcggtgaaggaggcgcccagggctgcggctgtggcggcggttgaggcgcccagggataaggctgtggcggcggtggaggaggcgccaccGAGGCCAGAAGCgtctgtcgaagggcttcatccgccgacaggcccggcagcatgacggcggtggcgtagcggggcagcggcggctgcacaggcgcgtcgtactcggagacgaggacgccgagcttcgccatctcgtagtcatcgctgtcgtccttcacctcctcgctatggtacgcgagcgcctcgatgtagtcgtcgtcgtcgtcgtaggcaTCGTAGGCTTCGTCATCGTCGGCGCAGCAGTGGaggagcccccgccgccgccacgccaccggggctttgcccggcggcggcggcgggaggagggggtGCAGTGGGGGTGGCGGCTAGGGTACGCGGGAAATGTTGGGCCGGCTAATGTTTGACTTAGGGTACGCGGGAAATGTTGGGCCGGCTAATGTTTGACTTAGGGTACGCGGGAAATGTTGGGCCGGCTAATGTTTGACTTAGGGTACCCGGGAAATGTTGGGCCGGCTAATGTTTGACTGGGAGGAGCAGTGTGTTAATTAGGTGAAGTGATACGTACATTTTGTTTCTGAAAAAATGTTACGTGGTCTAGTTGGTAGGTAGCTCTAATATTGGAAGCCATCTACTATTATATATGTGAGCTTAAATTGGGCGAAAAGAAGGGTAGTCTTTTTGGGGAGATGCATTCGATGGAATTAATTGAGTGGGAAAATTAAGGAAGCATTGAAAAACAGGAAAGGCGTAGAGGTCGCTTGATTTGCACTAGCGCGCAGGGAggagtaaaaaaaaagaaaaaaaaacgtggATGCTGACGTAATAATGATGAGGTTCTAGGGGATGGAATCGCAATGCACACACGCGCGCGCGGATATGAACGGGATTAATTCTCGCCCCACGTGGCGAGCTGCGTCATCCAAAGCCAAAGCGTACGTATGCACGTCAACTCCCGCGGTGGGCTGCTTGTACGTATCCACGAAAAGAGCCGGCGCGCTTGTGCATTAATTCCTCGCGGGTGCACCTGCCTGTGTCGATGGGTAGCAGTTTCGTGTGTCGATAGGAGCGGACCTCATCTCTGGGCTGCATGTGCGCGAAAGGCTGATCTCCTACTCCACCTCCAGCTCATACTTACGCGGCCCATATATACTCGTATTTACCCCGCCCCAGATCAGCCTCCattcgcacgcacgcacgcacccgGAGACCAAGGCCTTGGTGGCTCAAATTACCAAACCAGCCGACACCTCTCGCACACGGACTACTTGCTCCACCTCGCTGGCCCGCTCCTCTGGTAGCAGTCTAAAAATAAGCAACGTAGCTCAAGACATTCACATTTtagtacatacatgcatgcactaAAAAGGTCTAAGAGCTCCGAGTGAAATTGAAGTGGCCGCATTGCGCGTAGTAGGGCAGCCTGAGGAACCCGAACTGCTTCCTCTCCAGGTCGAACTGCAGCACGAAGTTCTCCATCTGGAATCCTCCAACGATCACCGCCGGCGCATTGCCGTCCCCGGCCTTCACCTCCTTCATCTCCACGAAGGCCAGGCACGCCTTATTCCCCGGCTTCACGGCCACCATCGAGTTCACGCCGGTCATCGTCCAGTTCTTCTCCCCGTCAAGCGCCAGCGTCACGCTCGGCACCATGAACCCCATCCGCGTGTTGGCCAGCGTCCGCGCGTCGTAGCACACCCCGAACGGCGCCACGGGCTTCACTTCGCGCGGCTTCTGCGCGTACTGCCACTGCGCCGCCGTGGCCTCGCGGAACGCGGCCAGGAACGGGCGGTACACGTCCGCGCGGAGCACCGTGTAGGGCGCCGTCGTGCTCAGCACCACGCCGCCCGTGGCGAGCGCCCGCGGTGGGAGCGGCACCCTAGAGCTCTCCAGCGCGATGTACTTGACGGCGATGTAGTACGCCGGGCTGCCCTCCCGGGCGACCAGCGGCGTGTGCTCCAGCGACGAGGTGTACTCCACCGACCCCGTGTACTCCAGGTACAGCGGGCTGCCGCCGAATATGGCCACGCCGTCGCCGGTGGCGCCGCCGGTTGGCAAGCAGAGGAGGAACTTCTTGGCGACCTTCTGCGATGATGCCACCTGCGCCGGCAGCGCCAGGCCGGAGCCCGCCAGCCCGGCCACGCCCGAGGCGCCCCGCGGCAGCGACGCCAGGAGCTTCTTCGTCGTTCCGCACGCCGACACCGCCCTGACGGACACCTGGTTCACCGGGTTCTTGCCGTCGGTGGTGTTGGCGACGAACCTCGTGTGGACAAGGCTCCCGGCAGCGCACGAGCCGGTGACCGGGTTGTACGGGTACGTCGTGCACGTCATGTCCTTGCACGGGTCGCCGCCGCAGCCGGCCGCTGGGCAGCCCGGCACGGGGTAGGCGTTGGCGAGCTTGCAGGTGTCGCTCTTGCACGCGAACTTCGCCGGCAAGTGGTCTCGCTGGCACGTCGACCACACAAGCGGGCCCGCGATGTCGACGACGAGGTTGGCGCCGTCGTACAAGGGGATGGTGTAGAGGGAGGTGGCGGTGTCCTTGGTCACCGGAACGACCACCGGACGAGGCTGGCCCGACGCCAGCACGACGAGCGAGGCGGCGAGCACGAAGAGGACGGGGAGTCGTGATCGTGACATCGTTCTACCTTTGTAGGATGCTTGGGACTGTACTAGGTCGGTGGGTGCCATTCGATCGGTGCGTGTGGGCTTATTTATATACTGTAGGCGATCACGCGTCTGTCATCTCTCCATGCCGGAATTAGTAGTGGTCAATTCCCGTCGACGTTAAGGGTCAACTGTAAGTTATCCTGTTTTAGACTTACACACCGTGTCGAATGTTGCTGCAGCGTCCACAGAAAAGTATAGTCTGCATGGGTGTGATCCATGCAGTGCGAAAGAGTGAGTAGAAAAACCATGTTCTTCTTTCTATATGTCCATTCCTGTGGGATGAGGAGTTTTCGATTGCACGCCGTCAATCAATCATCTCGAGAATAGAGTCCAAAGATTTTGTTTGCAATATAGCTGTACCTagaacatttgatttaaatcaaaTCGATGGGTAGACAAAATTTCATGCTCTGAATGGCACTCCACGACTTATATGaattttagggcatctccagcctgACCCCAACCAAGGACTGCAGCTGTTTGTTTTGGTCCGTGAAGACATGAAAAATGCCATCTATCGGCCCGACAAAAACGAAGCGATGAGTCTCCTTAAGATTTCATAACGGGTATTCGGAGTTAAGAAACTAAGTGAAGAAAAAATTAGGCCTCCTTTGATTCGTAGaatagaaaaacataaaaataggGAAAGCATAGAAATGAGATGACATGTCTAATTGAATCCTATTAAAAGATTCATGTGTGTTTGACTGTAGCAAATGATTTTttatgaggtatgacctaatatTTATTATTGTAGGATTTACACACTAAAAGATTTCTATAAGGTTAGTTCTTATAGGATATGTTTCTATTAATCCAATAATCTCTGTAGAAATTTTTCTATACGATTCAAACTCTACGTAATTTCTATACACATCATActcgaatcaaaggagcccttagtgAAGAGAGGAACATCATATCCTATGACTAACCACCACACCAATCCATATTTATATTCTTCCCGTCATAGAAAAGATATCTTAAacatgtctaaatttggatgtatatatACACTAACTTATATATAGAAACATTTAATTTAGATAAATCTGTGACATCTTTTTTAATGGAGGAAGTACTACAATTAAGTTTGGCGAGTTTTTATACAAACTAGATCTGAATTTGTGGCTCTATCCTATGATTTAAAAGTTTTGCATGCAATGAGCGCTGCCCGAACCATTCCTAGTCCAAATTTAGGTGGGAAATGCGTATGCTCGGAGATGCAAAGGACCTCGCGTGTGTACCAGTGGCGGCGCCAGGAAATGGCGCCTGGGTATTCCGCCCACAAATTTTTTTTTGCTCTAAATGTAGTAT contains:
- the LOC124658911 gene encoding chitinase CLP-like encodes the protein MSRSRLPVLFVLAASLVVLASGQPRPVVVPVTKDTATSLYTIPLYDGANLVVDIAGPLVWSTCQRDHLPAKFACKSDTCKLANAYPVPGCPAAGCGGDPCKDMTCTTYPYNPVTGSCAAGSLVHTRFVANTTDGKNPVNQVSVRAVSACGTTKKLLASLPRGASGVAGLAGSGLALPAQVASSQKVAKKFLLCLPTGGATGDGVAIFGGSPLYLEYTGSVEYTSSLEHTPLVAREGSPAYYIAVKYIALESSRVPLPPRALATGGVVLSTTAPYTVLRADVYRPFLAAFREATAAQWQYAQKPREVKPVAPFGVCYDARTLANTRMGFMVPSVTLALDGEKNWTMTGVNSMVAVKPGNKACLAFVEMKEVKAGDGNAPAVIVGGFQMENFVLQFDLERKQFGFLRLPYYAQCGHFNFTRSS